From the Nitrospirota bacterium genome, the window TCTTTGTACCGCCGCGTGCTGCATATTCCCACTCCGCCTCTGTAGGCAGCCTGAATGTGTGGCCTGTGTTTTTGGAAAGCCACTTTGCATACGCCGTTGCGTCATCCCATGATACATTTACTACCGGCTGTTTGTCTTCGTTTAAGGTTAGCCCTTCGAATTTGCCGCTGTCATGGCTCGCGCGAAACTTTCTGTACTGCTCGTTGGTCACTTCATACTTACCCATCGAAAAATCATTTACGCACACCTCATGGGCAGGTCTCTCGTTAGGATCGCCACTACCATCGGTGTCCCCCATCTCGAAACATCCACCTTTTACTTGTGCTAACTCAATGCCGCCTACCGTGTCTGTGGCACTTTCTGCAAAGACAACGGCTGGGTGAGCGGAAATTAAAACTACTGCTAGCGCTACAACCGCATTGACAATCAAGACCCTTAAGGACATCTTTGACCTCCTGGTATTTTAGTAATTAATAAAAATCTTCACCAAATAACTTCCAACGCTAATTTAATACATTTTCCTAACTTCTCTGCTTTACAAACTCGCCTCAGCACCAAATCTTCTGTGAGGTTACAACTCTCAGAAAAAGTACTAAGCCGTTGCTCAAAAAACTTTACGGCTTCAGACATTTTACTTGATATCACCTCCTTACTAATTCATTATTTGAAAACATTTATAACTCTGACGTTCATCAGCAATATCTTTACAAACTAGTCCATTAAACGTTCTATGGCAGCACATAGTGCACTTTAGTATTTCTGTGCTAAATGTCACGATATAATACATGTTCGGCGATTTTATCACGAAAAAAAGATTTTGTCAAGCCAAAAAAAATTTTTATAGTACCAAATTGAAAATATCTGATACGTCGCTGTGACTCGCATTAACAGATAAGAAAACGCCTAAGCAATAACCACACCGTCATAAGCAACCAACACGGCCTCAAATTGCCATTATAAGCTCCTAATCATTAGTAAATAAGGAATTTAGTAGGAATTATAGCAAAAGAACGAGAGAGCAGTGCTCTCCCGTTCTTTTTGCTATTTATTGCGCCAACACTATTTAAAACTGTACTTCAACGTCAGGAATGCAAGGCTTGCATTGTAAGACGGGTCAGAATATGCCCCCGTAAGGTAAGTGACATTGCCGGAGCTATCAACTATAGTGTATGTGGATGGGTAGTTGTTATAACCGAAGTCATCATAGTGGTAGTGTTCAAATGCGTATCCAAGCGCTACGGAGAAATTATGCGTCACATTCCACATTACCTTAGCCAATATTGTGTTTTTCCTATAGAGATCCATGTTAGGAATGTCAATATTGCTGTTATTCTGCCCTGTGGGAATTGCAGCAGTAGGAACGCCCAGTGCATTAAGCGCTGCTTGATTTAAAATCGTGTAATCGGCGTTTCCATCTGATCTGACTGAATCATACTGAACTCTCAATGTTACTTTTTGGGGAATCACATAGACATCGAGACCCAACCCATAGTCGAAGCTTTTATCCCGCAGTGTAAAATCAAAATTGTAGTTAGATGCGTCCTGGGTTGTGCTGTTAGGATTACAATTATTTACTGTGGTGGTTGATGTGCAAACGCGCATGAATGAATACATTTTGAGATCTTCATACGCGAGATATCCATTCAGTTTTGCGTACTTGCCAAATGTGTAGCCGGCATCTACATAGAACTCGTCTGACCTGCTGTTTTGAAGGCCAATAGTAGCTTCAGGATATGTTGACCTTTTATAATTGTAGCCAAGCCCTATATCAAGGGTCTCAACAGGGAAAATATTTACTCTCGTCTTAATTTTATCCCTGTTCTGCGAACCAGTGTCGAACAGATTCTTGTACGGTGCAAGTTTATCAAACGTAGTTCCAGTAGTTGCATTTGAGTTAAATGCGGTTTTTAGAGGATATGAATAATCATTTGACCCGTCCCTGTTCATTCTCTCATACCATATTTTGGCAGACATGAATTTAGCACCGGTCCATTTCAAGCCGACTTTCCAATTATTGTCAGTCGTTTCGGGAATTGTGTAAGTCTTGTACTCAATCGAATTGTTAGCTTTTTCATAATCATATGCTCCAAAGAGTATAAAGTGTGCCGGCAGTTTAAATGAAACATCCAATCCTAAATTGTTCTTACGGTAACTAACAGGGTAAGCTACCGAATTTTCGAGCGATGAGGTTGCAGATGGATTATCCGATTTGTTTTGCCGTGCGTTATATTTGTAGAAAAGGCTGTAATCGAAGAAGTAGATTGGGTGAGAAGTCAGAACAAAGCTGTAATTCTGGTTGTCCACCTTACCATGCCACCTGTTGTCTCCATTAGCATATGGATATGTGTATGTGGGATTGGGGGTGTTACTTGTAGTGCTAACCACAGACGAGGTTAAGTATCTCGCATCAGAAGTCTCGTCGCTACCTGATAAGCTCACGTTAAACCTTGAGTGCAAGGGAAGCTCAACCGACCCTTTAAACCCATAATTATAGTTCTGGTTACTCGGCGGCAGTGTCAGTGTGTCAGTTTGCCCGGCGTTGCTTCTATCCGTAGAGCTTCCGAGGCTGTTAGAAATATTTGTGAAGTAAAGGTTTTCATTGTTATTAGTGAAATCAGTGTACTGAAGGTATGCTGAGGCAAAAATTGGCTCTGTAATGTAGCCAATCTCCCCCATGAAAACCTCAGTTACGTAATCTATCGGCTGCGGGAATTCCGTAAGCGGGCCGTTGCGGCTATCATTTGTGGCGGTAATTGGTCTGGTTCCATTCCTTGATTCCCTACTTGCGGAAAACTCCACGTAAAAAGGCTTGATGAGGTCCAGCC encodes:
- a CDS encoding formylglycine-generating enzyme family protein codes for the protein MSLRVLIVNAVVALAVVLISAHPAVVFAESATDTVGGIELAQVKGGCFEMGDTDGSGDPNERPAHEVCVNDFSMGKYEVTNEQYRKFRASHDSGKFEGLTLNEDKQPVVNVSWDDATAYAKWLSKNTGHTFRLPTEAEWEYAARGGTKTSRYWGNDTAEACKYANVADATAQKSFPKWTSFNCSDGYLVSAPVGSFKPNAYGLYDMLGNAWEWVEDVYNAEAYSKLPKSNPIYEGVGEYRVERGGGWSNGPLGIRSSHRVGLSPSFGHR
- a CDS encoding MtrB/PioB family outer membrane beta-barrel protein, coding for MIRGIPMKAKIAVLAIFLILLPFAVAFAEDSTDGSSSASSGREPVLKIPNLSGEITMTGQTVGLIGNPSKYNEYRDNKENYFFGSVKLKYDDDKYWFYLKAEDIGYDTQHYKLDGGIYGIVKYYLEYKEIPHIYSLGDRTIFNGAGSANLTTMTGYASLPATRWNPIDYSVNRQQEGGGLRLDLIKPFYVEFSASRESRNGTRPITATNDSRNGPLTEFPQPIDYVTEVFMGEIGYITEPIFASAYLQYTDFTNNNENLYFTNISNSLGSSTDRSNAGQTDTLTLPPSNQNYNYGFKGSVELPLHSRFNVSLSGSDETSDARYLTSSVVSTTSNTPNPTYTYPYANGDNRWHGKVDNQNYSFVLTSHPIYFFDYSLFYKYNARQNKSDNPSATSSLENSVAYPVSYRKNNLGLDVSFKLPAHFILFGAYDYEKANNSIEYKTYTIPETTDNNWKVGLKWTGAKFMSAKIWYERMNRDGSNDYSYPLKTAFNSNATTGTTFDKLAPYKNLFDTGSQNRDKIKTRVNIFPVETLDIGLGYNYKRSTYPEATIGLQNSRSDEFYVDAGYTFGKYAKLNGYLAYEDLKMYSFMRVCTSTTTVNNCNPNSTTQDASNYNFDFTLRDKSFDYGLGLDVYVIPQKVTLRVQYDSVRSDGNADYTILNQAALNALGVPTAAIPTGQNNSNIDIPNMDLYRKNTILAKVMWNVTHNFSVALGYAFEHYHYDDFGYNNYPSTYTIVDSSGNVTYLTGAYSDPSYNASLAFLTLKYSFK